The proteins below are encoded in one region of Labilibaculum sp. DW002:
- a CDS encoding aspartate kinase, producing MNIFKFGGASVNSADGVRNFVKIVQSYREETIIVLSAMGKTTNALEEIVEAFFNKNDQDSKLLAVKQYHLSIVNELFPKKEDAVYEKIEVLFNQLSQYLEKEPSLCFEFEYDQIVSFGELISTTIVSEFLRLSGRPNKWVDIRTCLKTDDTYKEGRIDWKLSEKLVSQTFSFNSTFVYITQGFIGGTKTNQTTTLGREGSDYSAAILSYILDADKLAIWKDVPGIMNADPKWLPDAQKLERITYQEAIELAFYGAKVIHPKTIQPIKKKKIPLQVRSFLDLNESGTLISTASKKLDYLLPVYIQKKDQVLISIRPIDFSFILEEKLSSLFSLFAKHRVKVNLIQNSAISFSVCVDNSDRRLKELIEEISIDFEVKYNDDLELITIRHHNQEAVERMTKGREILLEQRSRDTAQFVLV from the coding sequence ATGAACATATTTAAATTTGGTGGAGCTTCGGTAAATAGTGCTGATGGCGTGCGTAATTTTGTGAAGATCGTTCAGTCGTATAGGGAGGAAACAATAATTGTTCTCTCTGCTATGGGGAAAACGACTAATGCGTTGGAAGAAATTGTTGAAGCCTTTTTTAATAAAAATGATCAAGACTCTAAATTATTAGCTGTAAAACAATATCATTTATCAATAGTAAATGAATTGTTTCCTAAAAAAGAGGATGCAGTATATGAAAAGATTGAAGTTCTTTTTAATCAATTGTCACAATATCTTGAAAAAGAGCCGTCTTTGTGTTTTGAATTTGAGTATGACCAAATTGTATCTTTCGGGGAGCTGATTTCAACCACAATTGTATCTGAATTTCTTCGCTTAAGTGGTCGTCCAAATAAGTGGGTAGATATTCGTACTTGTTTAAAAACGGATGATACATACAAAGAGGGGAGAATTGATTGGAAATTATCAGAGAAGTTGGTCTCACAAACATTTAGTTTCAACAGTACTTTCGTTTATATAACTCAAGGCTTTATTGGTGGAACAAAAACCAATCAAACAACTACTTTAGGAAGAGAAGGCTCTGATTATTCAGCCGCAATTCTTTCCTATATTTTAGATGCTGATAAGTTGGCAATTTGGAAAGATGTACCAGGAATCATGAATGCAGATCCGAAATGGTTGCCAGATGCACAAAAATTAGAACGGATTACTTATCAGGAGGCAATAGAGCTTGCATTTTATGGAGCAAAGGTGATCCACCCAAAGACAATACAACCAATAAAAAAGAAAAAGATTCCATTGCAAGTGCGCTCTTTTCTTGATTTGAATGAATCGGGAACTTTAATTAGCACCGCATCTAAAAAATTAGATTATTTACTTCCTGTTTACATTCAAAAAAAGGATCAGGTCTTGATTTCGATTCGCCCAATTGACTTCTCTTTTATTTTGGAAGAAAAGTTGAGTTCCTTGTTTTCCTTGTTTGCAAAACATCGCGTCAAAGTAAATTTAATTCAGAATTCAGCAATTAGTTTTTCGGTCTGTGTTGATAATTCTGACAGACGATTAAAAGAATTAATTGAAGAAATATCAATCGATTTTGAGGTAAAATACAATGATGACTTGGAATTGATAACCATTCGTCATCATAACCAAGAGGCAGTTGAAAGAATGACGAAAGGTAGAGAAATACTGTTAGAACAGCGAAGTAGAGACACAGCTCAATTTGTGTTGGTTTAG
- the fbp gene encoding class 1 fructose-bisphosphatase, with the protein MTEQNNVQTLNQFIIQRQAEYPNASGELSRMLHHIGIASKIVNRAVNKAGLVDVLGAHGDQNVQGEDQQKLDIFADTHFIDALRASGECAAIASEEQEDMIIFDDEMGRNAKYVFCMDPLDGSSNIDVNVSIGTIFSIYHRVSKKGELPTKEDFLQEGTKQVAAGYVIYGSSTMLVYSTGNGVNGFTLDPSIGEFCLSHPNIKTPKNGNIYSINEGNYINFPEGVKKFIKYCQEKDSKTSRPYTSRYIGSLVADFHRNLLKGGIFIYPNTSKNSNGKLRLLYECNPVAFIAEQAGGLATDGTQRILEIKPESLHQRVPFYTGSTKMVEKTEEFLHFFNNI; encoded by the coding sequence ATGACTGAACAGAATAACGTTCAAACACTGAACCAGTTCATAATTCAGCGTCAAGCTGAATACCCAAATGCCTCGGGTGAATTATCTCGTATGCTACATCACATTGGCATTGCTTCTAAAATTGTAAATCGTGCTGTTAATAAAGCAGGCTTAGTTGATGTTTTAGGAGCTCATGGAGATCAAAATGTACAAGGGGAAGATCAACAAAAGCTAGATATTTTTGCAGATACGCATTTCATAGATGCACTTAGAGCAAGTGGTGAATGTGCCGCAATAGCCTCGGAAGAGCAGGAAGATATGATCATTTTTGATGATGAAATGGGACGTAATGCAAAGTATGTTTTTTGTATGGATCCACTTGACGGTTCTTCGAATATTGATGTGAATGTTTCTATTGGAACAATCTTCTCAATTTATCATCGTGTAAGTAAAAAAGGAGAATTACCAACCAAAGAAGATTTTTTGCAGGAAGGAACAAAACAAGTTGCTGCAGGCTATGTGATTTATGGATCTTCGACTATGCTTGTGTATTCTACAGGTAATGGTGTAAATGGATTTACTCTGGATCCTTCAATTGGAGAATTCTGCTTGTCACATCCTAATATTAAGACACCAAAGAATGGAAATATTTATTCCATTAATGAAGGAAACTATATCAACTTCCCAGAGGGTGTGAAGAAGTTTATCAAGTATTGTCAGGAGAAAGATTCAAAGACGAGTCGTCCTTACACATCGCGTTATATTGGATCCTTAGTAGCTGATTTTCATAGAAACTTGTTAAAGGGCGGTATTTTTATTTACCCTAATACCAGTAAAAATAGTAATGGTAAATTACGCTTACTTTACGAATGTAACCCTGTTGCCTTTATTGCAGAACAAGCCGGAGGTTTGGCTACGGATGGCACACAACGAATTTTAGAAATCAAACCAGAATCTCTTCACCAACGTGTTCCTTTTTATACTGGATCAACAAAAATGGTGGAAAAAACAGAAGAATTTCTACATTTCTTTAACAACATCTGA
- the mfd gene encoding transcription-repair coupling factor produces MRISCYTDHQIFDRHHKFKLKNATVHKAKETVTLKEINRLHPGDFIVHSDHGIGRFGGLQRIETNGKSQEVIRLVYKDDDILFVSLHSLHKISKYKGKDGSAPKIYKLGTGAWQKLKDKTKSKIKDIAKDLILLYSKRKAERGFQFSPDSFMQQELEASFIYEDTPDQVKATKSVKEGMESAIPMDRLVCGDVGFGKTEIAIRAAFKAVADDKQVAILVPTTILAFQHFKTFSDRLKDFPCTIDYISRMRKPKDQKETLKNLKAGKVDILIGTHRIIGKDIQFKDLGLLIVDEEQKFGVSVKEKLKQMKVNVDTLTLTATPIPRTLQFSLMGARDLSIINTPPPNRYPIATEIHNFNEDIIREAITYEVERNGQVFFIHNRVQNIHEVEAMLHRAVPGISTIVAHGQMDGPKLEKIMLEFIRGDYDVLIATTIIESGLDIPNANTIIINNGQNFGLSELHQLRGRVGRSNKKAFCYLLTPPMESMTQEARQRLNAIESFSELGSGFNIAMQDLDIRGAGNLLGGEQSGFISDIGYETYQRILNEAILELKETEFKDVFAEEKAQEEIEIKRFITDCQIDTDLEILFPESYIESISERIRLYRELDNIQKEEEIDVFASQLKDRFGEIPEASIELLNVVQLRWFALDLGIEKLILKSGKLVLYFISDQSSAFYQSAQFSKVLQFLQTQPIPCKMKEAKNRLSLSFDKINNIKKASEILTLINTL; encoded by the coding sequence TTGCGAATTTCATGTTATACCGATCATCAAATTTTTGACCGGCATCATAAATTTAAACTAAAGAATGCGACGGTTCATAAAGCGAAAGAAACAGTCACCTTAAAGGAAATAAATAGGCTTCATCCTGGAGATTTTATTGTGCATTCCGATCATGGTATTGGTCGTTTTGGAGGATTGCAAAGAATTGAAACCAATGGAAAATCGCAGGAAGTTATTCGTTTGGTTTATAAAGATGACGATATTCTTTTTGTGAGTTTGCACTCATTGCATAAAATATCAAAGTATAAAGGGAAAGACGGATCTGCACCTAAAATATATAAACTTGGTACTGGTGCTTGGCAAAAACTAAAGGATAAAACCAAGTCTAAGATTAAGGATATAGCTAAGGATCTTATTTTGCTCTACTCAAAACGTAAAGCCGAACGAGGATTCCAATTTAGCCCTGACAGTTTCATGCAGCAGGAGCTAGAGGCATCCTTTATATACGAAGACACACCGGATCAGGTAAAAGCGACTAAATCGGTGAAAGAAGGTATGGAATCTGCTATCCCAATGGATAGATTGGTTTGTGGTGATGTAGGATTTGGGAAAACCGAGATAGCTATACGTGCTGCATTTAAGGCTGTGGCCGATGATAAGCAAGTTGCAATTCTGGTTCCTACAACCATATTGGCTTTCCAACATTTTAAAACTTTTTCAGACCGATTGAAGGATTTTCCATGTACGATTGATTATATCTCGCGAATGCGAAAGCCAAAGGATCAAAAGGAGACCTTAAAGAATCTGAAAGCTGGTAAAGTTGATATACTAATAGGAACACATCGAATAATTGGAAAGGATATTCAGTTTAAAGATTTGGGACTTTTAATCGTTGATGAGGAACAAAAGTTTGGTGTATCTGTGAAAGAAAAACTAAAGCAGATGAAAGTGAATGTAGATACATTGACCCTAACTGCAACACCAATTCCTCGTACACTTCAATTCTCATTGATGGGGGCACGCGATTTATCTATTATTAATACGCCACCACCAAACCGTTACCCAATTGCTACCGAAATTCATAATTTTAATGAAGATATTATTCGTGAAGCTATAACTTACGAGGTTGAGAGAAATGGTCAGGTTTTCTTTATTCACAATAGAGTTCAGAATATTCACGAAGTAGAAGCCATGCTTCATCGTGCTGTACCGGGTATTTCTACCATTGTGGCACATGGACAAATGGATGGGCCGAAGCTTGAGAAGATTATGCTTGAATTTATTCGGGGTGATTACGATGTTTTAATTGCGACAACAATTATCGAGTCGGGGCTTGATATTCCAAATGCAAATACCATTATTATAAACAATGGGCAGAATTTTGGTTTAAGTGAGCTGCATCAGTTACGTGGGCGTGTTGGCCGTTCCAACAAGAAAGCCTTTTGTTATCTTCTAACACCACCAATGGAGTCGATGACTCAAGAGGCCCGACAGCGTTTAAACGCTATCGAGAGTTTTTCAGAACTAGGATCTGGCTTTAATATTGCCATGCAGGATTTAGATATTCGTGGTGCAGGTAATTTATTAGGAGGAGAACAAAGTGGTTTTATTTCTGATATAGGATATGAAACCTATCAGAGAATTTTAAATGAAGCGATCTTAGAACTTAAGGAAACTGAGTTTAAAGATGTGTTTGCCGAAGAAAAAGCACAAGAGGAAATAGAAATTAAGCGATTCATTACGGATTGTCAGATTGATACTGATTTGGAGATTCTGTTCCCTGAATCATATATTGAGAGTATTTCAGAACGTATTCGTTTGTACCGAGAACTAGATAATATTCAAAAGGAAGAGGAAATAGATGTTTTCGCAAGCCAACTTAAAGATCGATTTGGTGAAATCCCGGAAGCATCTATTGAATTACTTAATGTGGTTCAATTAAGATGGTTTGCACTTGATTTGGGTATTGAAAAACTGATTCTTAAAAGCGGTAAGCTAGTTCTTTATTTTATTTCTGATCAAAGCTCTGCCTTTTATCAATCAGCCCAATTTAGTAAGGTCTTACAATTCTTACAAACGCAACCAATTCCGTGCAAAATGAAGGAAGCAAAAAATCGTTTGAGTCTAAGTTTCGATAAAATTAACAACATAAAAAAAGCCAGTGAAATACTGACTTTAATTAATACTTTATAA
- a CDS encoding PAS domain S-box protein produces the protein MKKKILIVEDDSLISTIFRMFLKELGYDLLEIVEDGKEAIRLCETLKPDIILMDVHLGGSMDGIQTTELIKSKFDIPVIFLSSDTEESTIQRVINTHSYGYLVKPIDKKELGISIELAFYKHQFDLDQKMREQRFRNFITDSPEAIIVINENGLIEYLNCLGLKLFKTAYIEDLMGLPLLSFVDEHYAPIFKERLETSLAMEKGIAYTHLKLKTIHGELFDVGLTGAQIEFNGKMNLQLIVRDITQEFAYRQLLAEKANIINNLADGVVTFDLNGTIKSWNRACERIFGIEEAKVLGKEYEEVIIEGEEKSFVGDILSPVRENGIYKVDVSLDIKNEKKDLKLMANLLKNDNGEETGIVCYIRDTKACS, from the coding sequence ATGAAGAAAAAAATATTAATTGTAGAGGATGATAGTTTGATTTCGACCATTTTTAGAATGTTCTTGAAAGAATTAGGATATGATCTTTTGGAAATTGTAGAAGATGGTAAGGAAGCTATTCGTTTATGCGAAACCTTAAAGCCTGACATTATTTTAATGGATGTACATTTAGGTGGAAGCATGGATGGAATTCAAACCACCGAATTAATTAAATCTAAATTTGATATTCCAGTTATTTTCTTGTCGAGCGATACTGAGGAAAGTACAATTCAAAGAGTAATCAATACCCACTCGTATGGATATCTTGTAAAACCCATTGATAAAAAAGAATTGGGTATTTCAATAGAATTGGCTTTTTACAAACATCAATTCGATTTGGATCAGAAAATGCGTGAACAACGGTTTAGAAATTTTATTACTGATTCTCCTGAGGCCATTATCGTAATTAATGAAAATGGATTGATTGAATATTTAAACTGCTTGGGTTTAAAACTTTTCAAAACAGCATACATTGAAGATTTAATGGGCTTGCCATTGCTTTCTTTTGTAGATGAACATTATGCCCCTATTTTCAAAGAGCGTTTGGAAACGTCTCTAGCAATGGAAAAAGGAATTGCCTATACACATCTTAAGTTGAAAACAATTCATGGTGAACTTTTTGATGTTGGTTTAACTGGTGCTCAAATTGAGTTTAACGGGAAAATGAATTTGCAATTAATTGTTAGAGATATCACCCAGGAATTTGCATATCGTCAATTGTTAGCTGAAAAAGCGAACATTATTAATAATTTGGCAGATGGTGTTGTTACTTTCGATTTAAATGGAACAATTAAATCATGGAATAGAGCCTGCGAACGTATTTTTGGAATTGAAGAAGCTAAAGTTCTTGGAAAGGAATACGAAGAAGTAATTATTGAAGGAGAAGAAAAATCTTTTGTTGGAGATATATTAAGTCCGGTAAGAGAAAATGGAATTTATAAGGTGGATGTTTCTTTAGACATTAAGAATGAAAAAAAAGACTTAAAGCTAATGGCTAATCTGCTTAAAAATGATAACGGTGAAGAAACGGGCATTGTATGTTATATAAGAGATACAAAAGCATGTTCTTAA
- a CDS encoding YciI family protein: protein MFIISLTYKVPLEKVEAELNNHVQYLKEQYALGNFKASGRKVPRTGGIILSQMKDKSQLEEVLAMDPFHKNDLADYSITEFIPSMTSDELTCLLEV, encoded by the coding sequence ATGTTCATTATATCATTAACCTATAAAGTTCCTTTAGAAAAAGTAGAGGCCGAATTGAATAATCACGTTCAATATTTAAAGGAGCAATATGCTTTAGGTAATTTTAAGGCTTCGGGAAGAAAAGTCCCTAGGACGGGTGGCATTATTCTATCACAAATGAAGGATAAGAGTCAGTTGGAAGAAGTTTTAGCAATGGATCCTTTCCATAAAAATGATTTAGCTGATTATTCGATCACCGAATTTATTCCAAGCATGACGAGTGATGAGTTGACTTGTTTGTTAGAGGTTTAG
- a CDS encoding transglutaminase domain-containing protein, whose product MGQHTIENFDPDSFKSNSYRFNIPDSLTTNTKNIANYISANLRSESNKVKAAYSWITRNISYDVESMYKFNIERNSEVTLKNRKGTCQNYTILFNEIVNKIGIESYIVVGYTKEKGVISRSPHAWCVAKIDFRWFVFDPTWGAGELRKRSFKKKMTYDYFQMRAENAIKTHMPFDPIWQLLNYPVSNIEFEKGKTIGKNRDVYFNYRDSIKKYSSQYDLARIICIKGRIDKGGINNYLSYVYSLELEKAIESCYKRDVTMKYNLALKAYKEGIFSLNRFIDFRNDLFKPDKGDEYLIEMMDDIFSSFDTAKRHLDKIRTPNKITKQKMDQLYSALKADMQNVNAQKKFLDKILSTSKNYRKSLFYDKM is encoded by the coding sequence ATGGGACAACATACAATAGAAAATTTTGATCCTGACAGCTTTAAGTCTAATAGCTATAGATTTAATATTCCTGATTCTCTTACTACAAACACTAAAAATATAGCCAATTACATAAGTGCTAATTTAAGATCGGAAAGTAACAAGGTAAAAGCGGCCTATTCTTGGATTACAAGAAATATCAGTTATGATGTTGAAAGTATGTATAAGTTTAATATAGAGAGGAATTCAGAGGTCACTTTAAAAAATAGAAAAGGGACATGTCAAAATTATACCATTTTATTTAATGAAATTGTAAATAAAATAGGGATTGAATCCTACATTGTAGTAGGTTATACAAAGGAGAAAGGAGTTATTAGTAGAAGCCCTCATGCTTGGTGTGTTGCAAAGATTGATTTCAGGTGGTTTGTTTTTGATCCTACCTGGGGAGCAGGTGAGTTACGTAAGAGATCTTTCAAAAAGAAGATGACCTATGATTATTTTCAGATGAGAGCTGAAAATGCAATAAAGACCCATATGCCATTTGATCCAATATGGCAATTGTTAAATTATCCGGTATCAAATATAGAGTTTGAAAAGGGAAAAACAATAGGGAAAAATAGAGACGTTTATTTTAATTATCGGGATAGTATTAAGAAATATAGTTCTCAATATGATCTTGCGCGGATCATTTGCATTAAAGGTAGAATTGATAAAGGTGGTATAAATAATTATTTGAGTTATGTTTATAGTTTAGAATTGGAAAAGGCAATAGAATCTTGTTATAAACGAGATGTGACAATGAAATATAATTTAGCTTTAAAGGCGTATAAGGAAGGTATATTTTCGCTAAATAGATTTATTGATTTCAGAAATGATTTATTTAAGCCTGACAAAGGAGATGAATATTTAATTGAAATGATGGATGATATTTTTAGTTCTTTTGATACCGCTAAGAGGCATTTGGATAAGATAAGGACGCCTAATAAAATCACTAAGCAGAAAATGGATCAACTTTATAGTGCTCTTAAAGCTGATATGCAAAATGTAAATGCACAGAAAAAATTTCTTGATAAAATTTTAAGTACGAGTAAGAATTATCGGAAATCGTTGTTCTATGATAAAATGTAA
- a CDS encoding O-acetylhomoserine aminocarboxypropyltransferase/cysteine synthase family protein, with protein MSENLRYETLQIHAGQEVDATTNSRAVPLYQTTAYTFNDSKHAADLFGLKQFGNIYTRLQNPTNDVFEKRIAALEGGVAAVATGSGQAAQFLALTNILECGDNFVSAAQIYGGTYNQFKVQFKRLGIECRFVDIDEPETIVPLIDENTKAIYVEALPNPKFSIPDFEKVSAIAKEYDLPLIVDNTLGAGGYLFRPIDHGANVVVQSATKWICGHGTAVGGVIVDAGNYNWGNGKFPQFSEPSEGYHGLVFWDVFGSEGPFGNIAFAIRARVEGLRDYGCSQSPFNSFLLLQGLETLSLRLDRHVENTIALAEWLEEQDWVEKVNYPGLASSPYYKKAKKYFTKGAGSVLTFKVKGGKEVADKLVDGVELLSHVANLGDAKTLIIHPSSTTHEQLSLQEQKDSGVEPGLLRISVGIEHIEDIKADIKQSVEKAINVETIN; from the coding sequence ATGTCTGAAAATTTAAGATACGAAACATTACAAATACACGCAGGTCAGGAAGTTGATGCAACAACTAACTCAAGAGCGGTACCATTATATCAAACAACTGCCTATACATTCAACGATTCTAAGCATGCAGCAGACTTATTTGGTTTGAAGCAATTCGGGAATATTTATACCCGTTTACAGAACCCAACTAATGATGTTTTTGAGAAGCGAATTGCAGCACTGGAAGGTGGTGTTGCTGCTGTTGCAACAGGTTCTGGTCAGGCGGCTCAATTTCTTGCACTAACCAATATTCTTGAGTGTGGCGACAATTTTGTAAGTGCTGCTCAAATATACGGTGGAACTTATAACCAGTTCAAAGTTCAATTTAAACGTTTGGGGATTGAGTGCCGATTTGTTGATATTGATGAGCCTGAAACAATTGTGCCTTTGATCGATGAAAATACAAAAGCAATTTATGTTGAGGCATTACCGAATCCAAAATTTTCTATCCCTGATTTTGAGAAGGTTTCAGCCATTGCAAAAGAGTATGATTTGCCTTTAATCGTGGATAATACTCTTGGTGCTGGCGGTTATCTATTTCGACCAATTGATCATGGAGCAAATGTGGTTGTACAGTCGGCAACTAAATGGATTTGCGGACATGGAACTGCAGTAGGTGGTGTTATAGTTGATGCCGGAAATTACAATTGGGGTAATGGAAAATTTCCTCAATTTAGTGAACCTTCAGAAGGATATCATGGACTTGTATTCTGGGATGTTTTCGGTTCGGAAGGCCCATTTGGAAACATTGCTTTTGCAATTCGTGCACGTGTTGAAGGTTTAAGAGATTATGGTTGTTCACAGAGTCCATTTAATTCATTTTTGCTTCTACAAGGGCTGGAAACATTGTCCCTTCGATTAGATCGTCATGTTGAAAATACAATTGCTTTGGCAGAATGGTTAGAAGAGCAGGATTGGGTTGAGAAAGTGAACTACCCGGGTTTAGCTTCAAGCCCTTATTACAAAAAAGCAAAAAAATATTTTACAAAAGGTGCAGGTTCAGTTCTGACTTTCAAAGTAAAAGGAGGAAAAGAAGTTGCAGATAAATTGGTTGATGGTGTTGAATTACTTTCTCATGTTGCCAATTTGGGAGATGCTAAAACATTGATTATCCATCCGAGTTCAACAACGCATGAACAACTGAGTTTACAGGAGCAAAAGGATTCGGGAGTTGAACCAGGATTGTTAAGGATTTCCGTAGGTATTGAGCATATCGAAGATATAAAAGCTGATATCAAGCAATCTGTAGAGAAAGCAATTAATGTAGAGACAATCAATTAG
- a CDS encoding homoserine O-acetyltransferase family protein, whose product MNSNCYIHKEGLELESGECLKELELTYHTYGEYNPEKNNVIWVCHALTANSDVFDWWAGLFGEEDFFNPKDYFIVCDNTLASCYGSTGPLSKNPDNGQAYYHDFPHLSVRDLTAAHELLRIELGIEKIHTLIGSSLGGMQALEWAYNLNGYLDHLVFLASNAQHSPWGIAFNESQRMAIANDSTWKESNDKAGLNGMRVARSIALLSYRTYATYDHSQQENEEGKVDDYRASSYQRYQGEKLARRFNAYAYWHLSKIMDSHDMGRGRNGLVSALSGIKSRTLVIGVNSDQIFPIQEQRFIADHIPKAEFLEINSIYGHDGFLLEQEQLTQVLKTFLIDNNSNEQ is encoded by the coding sequence GTGAATTCCAATTGTTATATCCATAAAGAAGGTTTAGAACTTGAATCAGGCGAATGTCTGAAAGAGCTAGAACTAACTTATCACACTTATGGAGAATATAATCCTGAGAAAAATAATGTGATATGGGTTTGTCATGCACTAACAGCTAATTCAGATGTTTTCGATTGGTGGGCTGGTTTATTTGGTGAAGAAGATTTCTTTAACCCGAAAGATTATTTCATCGTATGCGACAATACACTTGCTTCATGTTATGGCTCAACTGGTCCTCTTTCAAAAAATCCGGACAACGGACAGGCTTATTATCATGATTTTCCACACTTAAGCGTTCGTGATTTGACTGCGGCTCATGAACTTTTACGAATAGAACTAGGCATTGAAAAAATTCACACGCTGATTGGAAGTTCTCTTGGTGGGATGCAAGCTTTAGAGTGGGCTTACAATTTGAATGGATATTTAGATCATCTGGTTTTCTTGGCAAGTAATGCACAGCATTCGCCTTGGGGAATAGCTTTTAATGAGTCGCAAAGAATGGCGATTGCAAATGATTCAACTTGGAAAGAATCGAATGATAAAGCAGGATTGAATGGCATGCGTGTTGCTCGATCGATTGCCTTATTGAGCTATCGGACTTATGCTACCTACGATCATTCTCAGCAAGAAAATGAGGAAGGAAAAGTAGATGATTACCGTGCAAGTTCATACCAACGATACCAAGGAGAGAAGTTAGCCAGAAGATTTAATGCCTATGCTTATTGGCATTTATCAAAGATCATGGACAGCCATGATATGGGAAGAGGTAGAAATGGTTTGGTTTCAGCTTTAAGCGGAATAAAATCAAGAACATTGGTTATTGGTGTGAATTCTGATCAAATTTTCCCAATTCAAGAACAAAGATTTATTGCAGATCATATTCCAAAGGCAGAATTCCTTGAAATCAATTCGATTTACGGACATGATGGATTCCTTTTGGAACAAGAACAACTAACTCAAGTATTAAAAACCTTCTTAATCGACAACAATAGCAATGAGCAATAA